The Alteribacter populi genomic sequence GTTTTACGTATCCATCGATCACATCAACCTGACTTTGACTAACAATCGAACCAAGGTGCGTTCCTTTGTCCATCGGATCGCTTGATTTAAGTTGCTTTGTTTTTGCCACAAATTTCTCCATAAATTCATCATAAATTTCTTCGTGGACGAACAGGCGGGAACGTGCTTCACATGATTGACCTGTGTTATAGAAGATGCCAAACAATGATCCGTCTACTGCTGCGTCGATGTCCGCGTCATCAAAGACAAGGCTTGGTGATTTACCTCCGAGCTCAAGTGTGACACGCTTCAATGTTTCAGACGCTTTTGCCATAATGTCTTTTCCTGTACCTGTTTCACCTGTGAAGGCCACTTTGTCGACACCGTCATGTTCAGTTAGCGCTGAACCAACCGTGGAGCCTGGTCCTGTTACGACGTTTACAACGCCTTCTGGAACACCTGCTTCATGACAAATTTCTGTTAATACGATCGCTGTCACCGGCGTTAAGCTTGCTGGTTTAAGAACAATCGAGCACCCCGTTGCAATCGCCGGTGCGATTTTCCAAGCCGCCATCATCATTGGGTAGTTCCACGGAATGATTTGTGCTGCTACACCCATCGGTTCTTTTTGTGTGTAGTTGAAAAAGCCACCTGGTACATTGTTTACAGATCCTGTATGCCCGACAATCGCTCCTGCATAAAATTCAAAGTCTTCGATGGACTGCATGACTTGTCCTTGAGCAGCACCTACTGACTTTCCGCTATTTAAAACCTCTAATTCTACTAACTCGTTAAAACGAGAGCGCATAATGGATGCGATTTTATTTAAAACTCGTGAACGCTTCCCTACCGGATAACGTTTCCACTTCCCGTTATCAAATGCATTTCGTGCAGCTTGTACAGCACGATCAACATCTTCTACACCTGCTTTTGCAATTTCAGCTAAAGGTTTTCCTGTTGCCGGATTGTACGTAACAAACGTTTCCCCAGACGCACTATCAACTGATTCACCATTAATGACCATTTTATAGTAATCTCTTTTTAGCACTTCATTGTCTAGCTTTTTTTCTTCAACACTTTTCATTGTAAAAAACCTCCATTACGTTATTGCCCTAAATAATTAGGTGATCTTTTTTCGAAAAAGGCGTTCATTCCTTCACGGTGATCGTGTGTTTTTCCTGCTGTTCGCTGAGCATAGGCTTCATACTCGAGCATGTCATGTAAATCATGATCCCAGCTTTTATATAAGTATCGCTTAATCAAACCGACTGCTTTTGTCGGCATTGAAGCCAATTTTTCAGCATACTTCTTCACTTCTTCATCCCAGTTCGCTTCTGTAAAAACCTCATTTACTAACCCAAAAGATTTCGCATCATGGGCATCTACTTTTTCACCCATAACGGCCAGTTCCATCGCTTTGGCGTGCCCAACAAGTCGCGGCAAATAGTACAGGCTTCCTGAATCCGGTACAAGTCCGATATGAATGAAAGCTTCTACAAACTTCGCTTTTTCTGAGGCTACTCTAAAATCGGCCGCTAGCGCAAAACTCATTCCAGCACCAGCAGCTACTCCGTTTACCGCTGCAATAATCGGCTTTTCAAGTGAAGCGAGCTCTCGTATCATCGGATTGTATCGCTTCCGTAAAAATTCAGCGTGATCTGTGTCTTCATCCACCCCTGCCAGATCTTCCCCCGAACAAAACGCTCGGCCGCTTCCGGTAACGACAATCGCTCGAACCTCATCATCTTTACCGGCACCTCGCAGCGCTTTACTCACTTCTTTGTTCATTTGCTCTGTAAAGGCATTAAGCTTATCCGGTCGATTGAGGGTGAGCCACGCTACGTTATTTTCCACTTCGTACATAATCGTTTCATACATAACAGATACCTTCTCCTCTCTACTTCCCGGTAAATCGAGGATTTCGTTTTTCTAAGAATGCTTGCATCCCCTCTTTTTGATCTTGAGAAGAAAAGAGAAGATAAAAGTTCTTTCTTTCTAATTCCATCCCTTCTTGTAATGGATGATCAACCGCCTTGTTAACTGCTTCTTTAATCAACCTCAACGAAAGCGGTGGTTGTTTTGCGAGACGATGGGCAAACTTCATCGTTTCTTCCATCACGAGCTCTGGGGCAATGAGGCGATTAACTAAGCCATATTGGAGCGCTTCTTTTGCTGGAATCGTATCTCCCGTCCAAAGATATTCTAGTGCTTTTGTTTTTCCCATCGCTTTTGTAAGCCGCTGTGTGCCACCAGCCCCAGGCATTACAGCCAGGGTCACTTCCGGAA encodes the following:
- a CDS encoding aldehyde dehydrogenase family protein; its protein translation is MKSVEEKKLDNEVLKRDYYKMVINGESVDSASGETFVTYNPATGKPLAEIAKAGVEDVDRAVQAARNAFDNGKWKRYPVGKRSRVLNKIASIMRSRFNELVELEVLNSGKSVGAAQGQVMQSIEDFEFYAGAIVGHTGSVNNVPGGFFNYTQKEPMGVAAQIIPWNYPMMMAAWKIAPAIATGCSIVLKPASLTPVTAIVLTEICHEAGVPEGVVNVVTGPGSTVGSALTEHDGVDKVAFTGETGTGKDIMAKASETLKRVTLELGGKSPSLVFDDADIDAAVDGSLFGIFYNTGQSCEARSRLFVHEEIYDEFMEKFVAKTKQLKSSDPMDKGTHLGSIVSQSQVDVIDGYVKQAVKDGATVVTGGEQIYPEGFEEGYWYAPTVITDVTNDMQVAQEEIFGPVVVVMKFKDEKEAVKLANDTIYGLGSAVWTKDNGRANRVASGIKAGIVMVNCPFSAFPGTPFGGYKQSGYGRELCVETLDLYTETKSVLSYVGNRPLNPLGL
- a CDS encoding enoyl-CoA hydratase-related protein yields the protein MYETIMYEVENNVAWLTLNRPDKLNAFTEQMNKEVSKALRGAGKDDEVRAIVVTGSGRAFCSGEDLAGVDEDTDHAEFLRKRYNPMIRELASLEKPIIAAVNGVAAGAGMSFALAADFRVASEKAKFVEAFIHIGLVPDSGSLYYLPRLVGHAKAMELAVMGEKVDAHDAKSFGLVNEVFTEANWDEEVKKYAEKLASMPTKAVGLIKRYLYKSWDHDLHDMLEYEAYAQRTAGKTHDHREGMNAFFEKRSPNYLGQ
- a CDS encoding enoyl-CoA hydratase/isomerase family protein; this encodes MSPKEMIKHYTDGNVGVIQLDRPKVYNALNRKMVDEIVDQLFEYDQADDIRVIVITGSDRAFAAGADIEEMAEDDAVSLELLNQFAQWDRISTIKKPILGAASGFVFGGGFELALNCDMLFASETAQFRFPEVTLAVMPGAGGTQRLTKAMGKTKALEYLWTGDTIPAKEALQYGLVNRLIAPELVMEETMKFAHRLAKQPPLSLRLIKEAVNKAVDHPLQEGMELERKNFYLLFSSQDQKEGMQAFLEKRNPRFTGK